The following are encoded in a window of Algiphilus aromaticivorans DG1253 genomic DNA:
- the pilV gene encoding type IV pilus modification protein PilV, whose amino-acid sequence MTCTVATHNSIASTSQPRRVPSRVRGVGLVEVMVALVVLSIGLLGVANLQLSGLRMTQEAYFHSQAAVLAQDIIDRMRANPAAAASGAYLRDSFAEEKKAPRCAPVGLDGDVADQDLALWTQRLACALPAGDGTVVRRNDGVMRVTVRWRTREDGEDAFATETTEVQL is encoded by the coding sequence ATGACCTGCACAGTGGCAACCCACAATTCGATTGCATCGACTTCGCAGCCTCGGCGGGTACCGAGCCGCGTCCGTGGTGTTGGTCTGGTCGAGGTCATGGTGGCGCTGGTGGTGCTGTCGATCGGGTTGCTCGGCGTCGCCAATCTGCAGCTCAGCGGTCTGCGCATGACCCAGGAAGCCTACTTCCACTCGCAGGCCGCCGTGCTGGCCCAGGACATCATCGACCGCATGCGAGCGAACCCCGCAGCGGCCGCGAGCGGCGCCTACCTGCGCGACAGCTTCGCCGAGGAAAAGAAGGCGCCGCGTTGCGCGCCGGTGGGGCTCGACGGTGACGTCGCGGATCAGGATCTGGCGTTGTGGACGCAGCGGCTGGCCTGCGCCTTGCCTGCGGGCGACGGCACCGTCGTTCGTCGCAACGATGGTGTCATGCGCGTCACCGTGCGCTGGCGTACTCGCGAGGATGGCGAGGACGCCTTCGCCACCGAAACTACCGAGGTGCAGCTGTGA
- a CDS encoding PilW family protein, producing MSRHRQAGLTLVELMIALVLGLVLIGGALQVLQSTKQSYRLQENMSRLQENGRFAIEMLARDLRMAGFSQCGAMEDIAIHNNVKGDSGGADPAFDFDAGDSLSDYTPEGALANSDALRLQRADERSMQVAGAENPGKGGKKGGPNNANLKVAGNALGLEQDDVVTVTNCREGDTFRITNKPKETSDPTETVTLAHAANANTSPKLNGSYAEGDRLLRIRQHGWFVAETGVQYADGKAATALHRDIGEGPEAIVEGVRDMRLRYGVDDDGDGSVDRYQAGTDVADWRGVVAVRVSLLLETPDNYLADSPSSVIFGNAQVTAEDRRVLRVFTTTVALRNRAGGGGL from the coding sequence GTGAGCCGCCATCGTCAGGCTGGCCTGACCCTGGTCGAGCTGATGATCGCGCTCGTGCTCGGGCTGGTACTCATTGGCGGGGCGTTGCAAGTGCTGCAGAGCACCAAGCAAAGCTACCGCCTGCAGGAGAACATGAGCCGGCTGCAGGAAAATGGCCGCTTCGCCATCGAGATGCTCGCCCGCGATCTGCGCATGGCGGGTTTCTCGCAGTGCGGCGCGATGGAAGATATCGCCATTCACAACAATGTGAAGGGCGACAGCGGCGGTGCCGACCCGGCCTTCGACTTCGATGCCGGCGACAGCCTCAGCGACTACACGCCGGAGGGCGCGCTGGCGAACAGCGATGCCCTGCGCCTGCAGCGTGCTGACGAGCGCAGCATGCAAGTCGCCGGTGCCGAGAATCCGGGCAAGGGCGGCAAGAAGGGCGGACCGAACAACGCCAATCTGAAGGTCGCGGGCAACGCGCTCGGCCTTGAGCAGGACGATGTGGTCACGGTCACCAACTGTCGCGAGGGCGACACCTTCCGCATCACCAACAAGCCGAAGGAAACCAGCGACCCCACCGAGACCGTGACGCTGGCCCACGCCGCCAACGCCAACACTTCGCCCAAGCTGAATGGCAGCTACGCCGAGGGCGACCGCCTGCTCCGCATCCGGCAGCACGGCTGGTTCGTGGCCGAGACCGGCGTGCAGTATGCCGACGGCAAGGCGGCAACGGCACTGCATCGCGATATCGGCGAAGGCCCGGAGGCCATCGTCGAAGGCGTGCGCGACATGCGCCTTCGCTACGGGGTGGACGACGACGGCGACGGCAGCGTCGACCGCTACCAGGCCGGCACTGACGTTGCCGATTGGCGCGGCGTAGTCGCGGTGCGCGTGAGTCTGCTGCTGGAAACCCCCGACAACTATCTCGCCGATTCACCGTCCTCGGTGATCTTCGGCAATGCGCAGGTCACCGCCGAAGATCGGCGGGTCCTGCGTGTCTTCACCACCACGGTCGCCCTGCGTAATCGCGCCGGCGGCGGAGGGTTGTAG
- a CDS encoding pilus assembly PilX family protein, with translation MRNPGHSFAKRHQGGAALIVSLTLLLVVTVTALAAASGSTLQLGMAGATKNRNLAFQAAESALREGERRVARMQFGCGVDDVVPPDGGSHQLSVSGGGSLRVWDADADSLPDPWDAQSWAQATAYDRELNSVSEAPRFTVAVEDVEPDTESAIFRITAAARAAGGGHAVVESTVRRRFERRIHIRGNADVNVVAIGDGIITARAHLGTNPDLDIDLGGWNPQGCDDDGAPVTLAYEGSGGADVFVVADILGLGYLPGVDGLLDVTSDITGLDRALSDYRIRRIEVENPGTTAVAITTLDASGRFTTDNSYCINTPSGETDDGVLDRLIGGVVGSLLPATPLDQILGQVAGVGNELIGASGALPLIPLGASVIADAGGNDRYEIYSDTTTSAFVTADLGGDDSYRLRATGDGFVQMPVLLDIGGNDSYDVEGGHHIRASLNSGALSDLDNLLNGGLISDLLGSLQNVVSVVFGGGSCGLLNVVCHLVVSLLDNILDTVGDLFDSHVEPGAAAPIAQPTSVCHEPATKRINWKERLR, from the coding sequence ATGCGAAACCCCGGACACTCCTTTGCTAAACGCCATCAGGGCGGCGCCGCGCTCATCGTCAGCCTGACGCTGCTGCTGGTGGTCACCGTCACCGCGCTGGCCGCTGCATCCGGCAGTACGCTGCAGCTCGGCATGGCCGGCGCGACCAAGAATCGCAACCTTGCCTTCCAGGCGGCCGAATCCGCGCTGCGCGAAGGTGAGCGTCGCGTGGCGCGCATGCAGTTCGGCTGCGGCGTCGACGATGTGGTCCCACCCGACGGCGGTAGCCACCAGCTTTCCGTGAGTGGCGGCGGATCGCTGCGCGTCTGGGATGCGGATGCCGACAGCCTGCCCGACCCCTGGGATGCCCAGAGCTGGGCCCAGGCCACGGCCTATGACCGCGAGCTCAACAGCGTTTCCGAGGCGCCGCGCTTTACCGTCGCCGTCGAGGATGTGGAGCCCGACACCGAAAGCGCGATCTTCCGCATCACCGCCGCTGCGCGTGCCGCCGGCGGCGGCCATGCCGTGGTGGAGAGCACCGTCCGGCGCCGCTTCGAGCGCCGCATCCACATTCGCGGCAATGCGGATGTCAACGTCGTCGCCATCGGCGACGGCATCATCACCGCGCGTGCGCATCTCGGCACGAACCCGGACCTGGATATCGATCTCGGTGGCTGGAACCCGCAGGGCTGTGACGACGATGGCGCGCCGGTAACACTGGCCTACGAGGGCAGCGGTGGTGCCGATGTTTTCGTCGTCGCCGACATCCTGGGCCTCGGCTATCTGCCGGGGGTGGACGGCCTGCTCGATGTCACTTCCGACATCACGGGGCTGGATCGTGCCCTGTCCGATTACCGTATTCGGCGCATCGAGGTCGAGAATCCCGGCACCACCGCTGTGGCCATCACTACCCTCGATGCTTCCGGCCGCTTCACTACCGACAACAGCTACTGCATCAACACCCCGAGTGGCGAAACCGACGATGGCGTGCTCGATCGACTCATAGGTGGCGTCGTCGGCAGCCTGCTGCCAGCCACGCCGCTGGATCAGATCCTCGGCCAGGTCGCGGGCGTGGGCAACGAGCTGATCGGGGCCAGCGGCGCCCTTCCGTTGATTCCGCTCGGCGCCTCGGTGATCGCCGATGCTGGCGGCAACGACCGCTACGAGATCTACAGCGATACCACGACCTCCGCCTTCGTCACTGCCGATCTCGGCGGCGACGACAGCTACCGCTTGCGCGCTACCGGCGACGGCTTCGTTCAGATGCCGGTGCTCCTGGATATCGGCGGAAACGACAGCTACGACGTCGAGGGTGGGCACCACATCCGCGCTTCGCTGAACAGCGGCGCGCTTTCCGATCTGGACAACCTCTTGAACGGCGGCCTCATCAGCGATCTTCTCGGATCTCTGCAGAACGTGGTCAGCGTCGTCTTCGGCGGCGGGAGCTGCGGTCTTCTCAACGTCGTGTGCCACTTGGTCGTGAGTCTGCTCGACAACATTCTCGATACCGTCGGCGATCTCTTCGATAGCCACGTCGAGCCGGGTGCGGCTGCACCCATCGCGCAGCCCACCAGCGTCTGCCACGAGCCGGCCACCAAGCGCATCAATTGGAAGGAGCGCCTGCGCTGA
- a CDS encoding TVP38/TMEM64 family protein has protein sequence MPRSLVLLLTVILVLAGAGLFWQWLAARGHLDAASLEAAVAQLGVLRNAPLAMLVTVLAFPLLLQLMFPLTVLVGAAGLVFGPVWGLACATVGTLAGSALGYVAGAAVGRDALMRLGGTRAEALSGYLAERGVWTMVLINLLPIAPFTLTNMLAGAFRLRFWGYMLGSALGILPGLVAVTLLGSQLLTLLTAADRSELAWGAAGVVTALLGLVLLRRLARRLNGRERS, from the coding sequence ATGCCGCGCTCCCTTGTCCTGCTGTTGACTGTGATTCTCGTTTTGGCCGGAGCCGGGCTGTTCTGGCAGTGGCTGGCTGCGCGCGGGCACCTGGACGCGGCTTCGCTGGAGGCCGCCGTCGCGCAGCTCGGCGTGCTGCGGAACGCGCCGCTGGCGATGCTAGTGACCGTGCTCGCCTTCCCGCTGCTGCTGCAGCTGATGTTCCCGCTGACGGTATTGGTTGGGGCGGCCGGCCTTGTCTTCGGCCCGGTGTGGGGACTGGCCTGCGCCACGGTCGGCACGCTGGCGGGCTCGGCGCTGGGCTATGTCGCTGGTGCCGCGGTGGGTCGTGACGCGCTGATGCGCCTGGGCGGCACGCGCGCCGAGGCGCTGTCCGGCTATCTGGCGGAGCGCGGCGTGTGGACGATGGTGCTGATCAATCTGCTCCCCATCGCGCCCTTCACGCTCACCAACATGCTCGCTGGGGCCTTCCGGCTGCGCTTCTGGGGCTACATGCTGGGATCGGCGCTCGGCATCCTGCCGGGGCTGGTCGCGGTGACGCTACTGGGTAGCCAGCTGCTGACGCTGCTTACCGCCGCTGATCGTTCCGAGCTGGCGTGGGGGGCGGCGGGTGTGGTCACGGCGCTGCTCGGACTGGTCTTGCTGCGGAGGCTGGCACGTCGCCTTAACGGCCGCGAGAGATCTTAG
- a CDS encoding glycosyltransferase — MKRFIRRHPRALLAANLSLVAALLAYQLWLYVTEPRVESLHVDQVEAIGDRLAGGERFRFAVVGNVNNSIRVFRDQIIPKLNAADVDFLVSAGNAVAGGQPENYRAVFEIFGRLEMPWLLTYGANEHSDFGSFRFYERFGPHFYSFVAGDAHFLFLDSTGKTPKRWQLRWLERELSASPAERRFVFIAHPVREPVGELPLLTDEEALAPADFREALIERFERLGVDAVFSSHVAVFSDETVEGVRYVTTGGAGGLIVDREASFHHYVVAEVTPEGLRIEPVPLEIRDTPVLSTLDSLWSAIYALVYVSFARFLLIILLLSTAAIWLYRLIATERDYYPDFDIDAAPYRERALRVGMFTNNFYPFVGGVGVSIDRLIRGLHGLGDETLLVAPHYAREQQAREDVLRVRGIFGLGEARDFPLPNPASRAATRRMRAFAPDIIHVHHPFWLGSLGLWLGRHLDVPVVLTYHTRLEHYAHFVPLPGLLFRNLISHALIRRFANKCQGVVVPTESAEEYLRIIGVRSHTLVQPTGIDFDAAQQVDEDALAALRAEHQLDNASHVLVCACRLSREKNIDFMLEALAELPEPTRAGTRLLLIGDGPDRERIGERIEALGLASMVQLVGAVPPERMALYYRLGDVFVFASRSETQGMVILEAMATGLPVVAVRSSGIDDVVQHDINGYKTTGERRQWREHLQALLDDEDLRARLGEQALQTARAHDISGFAHAVHDFYAYLIAERAHQAEAAAEPGSAKISRGR, encoded by the coding sequence GTGAAACGCTTCATTCGGCGTCATCCGCGCGCGCTGCTGGCGGCGAATCTGTCGCTGGTGGCCGCGCTGCTGGCCTATCAGCTCTGGCTCTATGTCACCGAGCCGCGGGTGGAGTCGCTGCACGTCGATCAGGTCGAGGCTATCGGCGATCGGCTGGCAGGAGGCGAGCGCTTCCGCTTCGCGGTGGTGGGCAATGTCAACAACTCCATCCGCGTCTTCCGCGACCAGATCATCCCCAAGCTCAATGCCGCCGATGTCGATTTTCTGGTGTCAGCCGGCAACGCCGTCGCGGGCGGCCAGCCAGAGAACTACCGCGCGGTCTTCGAGATCTTCGGCCGGCTGGAGATGCCCTGGCTGCTGACCTATGGCGCCAACGAGCACAGCGATTTCGGCAGCTTCCGCTTCTACGAGCGCTTCGGGCCACACTTCTATTCCTTCGTCGCCGGTGACGCGCACTTCCTCTTCCTGGACAGCACCGGCAAGACGCCCAAGCGCTGGCAGCTGCGCTGGCTGGAGCGCGAGCTGTCGGCCTCACCGGCCGAACGGCGCTTCGTCTTCATCGCCCACCCGGTGCGCGAGCCGGTGGGCGAGCTGCCGCTGCTCACCGACGAGGAAGCGCTGGCGCCGGCGGACTTCCGCGAAGCGCTCATCGAACGCTTCGAGCGGCTGGGCGTCGACGCCGTCTTCTCCAGCCATGTCGCGGTGTTCTCGGACGAGACCGTGGAGGGGGTGCGCTACGTCACCACCGGCGGCGCCGGCGGCCTGATCGTCGACCGCGAGGCCAGCTTTCACCACTACGTTGTGGCGGAAGTCACGCCGGAGGGCCTGCGCATCGAGCCAGTGCCACTGGAGATCCGCGACACACCCGTGCTGAGCACGCTGGACAGCCTGTGGTCGGCGATCTACGCGCTGGTCTACGTCAGCTTCGCGCGCTTTCTGCTGATCATCCTGCTGCTGAGCACGGCCGCGATCTGGCTCTATCGCCTGATTGCCACTGAACGCGACTACTACCCGGACTTCGACATCGACGCCGCGCCCTATCGCGAGCGTGCGCTGCGCGTCGGCATGTTCACGAACAATTTCTATCCCTTCGTCGGTGGCGTGGGCGTATCCATCGACAGGCTGATCCGCGGCCTGCACGGCCTCGGCGACGAGACATTGCTGGTGGCGCCGCACTATGCCCGCGAGCAGCAAGCACGCGAGGATGTGCTGCGCGTACGCGGCATCTTCGGGCTAGGCGAGGCGCGTGATTTCCCGCTGCCGAATCCGGCTTCGCGCGCGGCCACGCGGCGCATGCGCGCCTTCGCCCCGGACATCATTCACGTGCACCACCCCTTCTGGCTCGGCTCGCTGGGGCTTTGGCTGGGGCGGCACCTGGACGTGCCCGTGGTGCTGACCTACCACACGCGGCTGGAGCACTACGCGCACTTCGTGCCGCTGCCCGGCCTGCTGTTCCGCAACCTGATCTCGCACGCACTTATCCGCCGCTTCGCCAACAAGTGCCAGGGCGTGGTGGTACCTACCGAATCGGCCGAGGAATACCTGCGCATCATCGGCGTCAGAAGCCACACCCTCGTGCAGCCCACCGGCATCGATTTCGACGCCGCGCAACAGGTGGACGAGGACGCGCTCGCGGCGCTGCGCGCCGAGCATCAACTGGACAACGCCAGCCACGTGCTGGTCTGCGCCTGCCGGCTCAGCCGCGAGAAGAACATCGACTTCATGCTGGAAGCCCTGGCCGAGCTGCCGGAGCCGACGCGCGCCGGTACCCGACTGCTGCTCATCGGCGACGGGCCCGACCGCGAGCGCATCGGCGAGCGCATCGAAGCCCTGGGGCTGGCATCGATGGTGCAGCTGGTGGGCGCCGTCCCGCCGGAGCGCATGGCCCTCTACTACCGCCTGGGCGATGTCTTCGTCTTCGCCTCGCGCTCGGAAACGCAGGGCATGGTGATCCTGGAGGCCATGGCCACGGGCCTGCCGGTGGTGGCGGTGCGCTCCAGCGGCATCGACGACGTCGTGCAGCACGATATCAACGGCTACAAGACCACCGGTGAGCGCCGGCAATGGCGCGAGCATCTGCAGGCGCTCCTCGACGACGAAGATCTGCGCGCCCGCCTCGGCGAGCAGGCGCTGCAAACCGCCCGCGCACACGACATCAGTGGCTTCGCCCACGCCGTGCACGACTTCTACGCCTACCTGATCGCCGAGCGCGCGCACCAAGCCGAAGCCGCGGCAGAGCCGGGCAGCGCTAAGATCTCTCGCGGCCGTTAA
- a CDS encoding Vgb family protein: MPSIRLPKLLAILLSLSVVGAAQAEDDAKGLAVEITEWEVPWADSRPRDPWYGPGDVVWFVGQKADYVARFDPDSEDFERFDLPEGAGPHTIIADEAGAWYAGNRDTHIGRLDPETGAIEQFPMPGDNGPRDPHTMAFRSDGDIWFTAQLASQVGLLDRDKGEITLFDTETPRARPYGLVVDDSDQPWFTLFGTNALGTVENGSVREIPLPRDNARPRRLAFTPDGMLWYVDYAQGYLGRYNPEDGAIDEWRLPGGGAAAPYAMGTDDRGHVWAVETGDRSNNRFVGFDPDTESFGEPVPVPSGGGTVRHMFFDAGTQSFWFGTDANTLGRARLR, from the coding sequence ATGCCATCGATTCGCCTACCGAAACTACTGGCCATCCTCCTGTCGCTGAGCGTCGTCGGCGCCGCCCAGGCCGAGGACGACGCCAAGGGGCTTGCCGTGGAGATCACCGAGTGGGAAGTGCCCTGGGCCGATTCACGGCCGCGCGACCCCTGGTACGGTCCCGGCGATGTCGTCTGGTTCGTCGGACAGAAGGCCGACTACGTGGCGCGCTTCGACCCCGACAGCGAGGACTTCGAGCGCTTCGATCTGCCCGAGGGCGCAGGACCGCATACCATTATCGCCGACGAGGCCGGTGCCTGGTACGCCGGCAACCGCGACACCCACATCGGGCGCCTCGACCCGGAGACCGGCGCCATCGAGCAATTCCCGATGCCCGGTGACAACGGCCCGCGCGACCCGCACACCATGGCCTTCCGCAGCGATGGCGACATCTGGTTCACGGCCCAGCTCGCCAGTCAGGTCGGCTTGCTCGATCGCGATAAAGGCGAGATCACGCTCTTCGACACCGAGACGCCGCGTGCGCGGCCCTACGGGCTGGTGGTGGACGATTCCGACCAGCCCTGGTTCACCCTCTTCGGGACGAATGCGCTGGGCACGGTGGAGAACGGCAGCGTCCGCGAGATCCCGCTGCCACGCGATAATGCGCGCCCGCGTCGCCTGGCCTTCACACCCGACGGCATGCTCTGGTACGTCGACTACGCGCAGGGCTACCTCGGCCGCTATAACCCGGAGGACGGCGCGATCGACGAATGGCGCCTGCCCGGCGGCGGCGCGGCCGCGCCCTACGCCATGGGCACCGACGACCGCGGCCACGTCTGGGCCGTGGAAACCGGCGACCGCAGCAACAACCGCTTCGTGGGTTTCGACCCCGACACCGAATCCTTCGGCGAGCCGGTGCCCGTGCCCAGCGGCGGCGGCACGGTTCGGCACATGTTCTTCGACGCCGGCACGCAGAGCTTCTGGTTCGGCACCGACGCCAACACCCTCGGCCGGGCACGGCTGCGCTGA
- a CDS encoding S9 family peptidase, giving the protein MTPPTSQPPSLQPPRPEQRPREVAAPGGRRVDPYYWLRDDSREDAQVIAHLEAENRYFEQTTAAQQPLREQLFAEMKARIKEDDAGPPEFDNGYWYYSRYEAGRDYAVHCRRQGTMDAPEEILLDANLEAEGNAYYRLGAMEVSPDNRWLAWTEDCVGRRQYRLRIRELATGATTAPRVDNIQPDLAWASDSRRLLFVQQDETTLLGNRVLLLSREAGAEPELIYEEKDDAFFMGVHRARSGRYVFITLQATETSEWRFAPADAPEAGFAPVIPRTSGHEYDVEDHGTDVVIRSNENAPNFRLLRAPPNEAAERTRWQEIVPHREDALVEGFECYDEWLAIEERVDGLLRMRLRRWDGSDERLIAGDDTPSAIHLIGTPEPSSPTVRYAQSTLTTPETIYDHELASGSRTLVKQQPVVGDFDAADYASEYRWITVRDGARVPVSLLHRRDTPLDGSAPILLTGYGAYGICLDPGFSSHRLSLLDRGWVIGIAHVRGGEDLGRAWYDAGRLAQKPNTFRDFMDVSDTLVTEGVCAPDQLHATGGSAGGLLMGVIANEYPGRYRSISAHVPFVDILTTMLDPSIPLTTNEYDEWGNPERPEDYATIAAYSPYDNIRAQAYPPMLVSSGLWDSQVQYWEPTKWVAKLRDHQTDEAPIFLATEMEAGHGGRSGRFQRLHEQARDYAFVLAEANGGG; this is encoded by the coding sequence ATGACGCCACCAACGAGCCAACCGCCCTCCCTCCAACCGCCGCGCCCCGAGCAGCGACCGCGGGAGGTCGCGGCACCGGGCGGCAGGCGTGTCGATCCCTACTACTGGCTGCGCGACGACAGCCGCGAGGACGCGCAGGTCATCGCGCACCTCGAAGCTGAGAATCGCTACTTCGAGCAGACCACGGCCGCGCAACAACCGCTGCGCGAGCAGCTCTTCGCCGAAATGAAGGCGCGGATCAAGGAGGACGATGCCGGTCCGCCCGAATTCGACAACGGTTACTGGTACTACAGCCGTTACGAGGCCGGCCGCGACTATGCCGTGCACTGCCGCCGCCAGGGCACGATGGACGCGCCCGAGGAGATTCTGCTCGACGCCAACCTCGAGGCCGAAGGCAATGCCTACTACCGCCTGGGCGCGATGGAAGTCAGCCCCGACAACCGCTGGCTGGCCTGGACCGAGGACTGCGTCGGCCGGCGCCAGTACCGGCTGCGCATCCGCGAGCTCGCCACCGGCGCGACCACCGCACCGCGCGTCGACAACATTCAGCCCGATCTCGCCTGGGCCTCGGACAGTCGAAGGCTGCTTTTCGTGCAGCAGGACGAGACCACGCTGCTCGGCAACCGGGTTCTCCTGCTATCTCGTGAAGCCGGCGCCGAACCCGAGTTGATCTATGAGGAGAAGGACGACGCCTTCTTCATGGGTGTGCACCGTGCCCGCTCGGGGCGGTACGTCTTCATCACGCTGCAGGCCACCGAAACCTCCGAATGGCGCTTCGCCCCGGCCGATGCGCCCGAGGCCGGCTTCGCACCGGTCATCCCGCGCACCAGCGGCCACGAATACGACGTCGAGGACCACGGCACCGACGTCGTCATCCGCAGCAATGAGAACGCCCCCAACTTCCGCCTGCTGCGCGCACCGCCCAACGAGGCAGCCGAGCGCACACGCTGGCAGGAGATCGTCCCCCATCGCGAGGATGCCCTCGTTGAAGGCTTCGAGTGCTACGACGAGTGGCTGGCGATCGAGGAGCGCGTCGACGGTCTGCTGCGCATGCGCCTGCGGCGCTGGGACGGCAGCGATGAACGTCTCATTGCCGGCGACGACACGCCCTCGGCCATACATCTGATCGGTACGCCGGAACCTTCCAGCCCCACCGTGCGTTATGCCCAGTCCACGCTGACCACGCCGGAGACCATCTACGACCACGAGCTGGCCTCGGGCAGCCGCACGCTGGTCAAGCAGCAGCCGGTGGTGGGCGACTTCGATGCCGCCGACTACGCCTCGGAATATCGCTGGATCACCGTGCGCGACGGCGCGCGCGTGCCGGTGTCGCTGCTGCACCGCCGTGACACCCCATTGGACGGCAGCGCACCAATACTGCTCACCGGCTACGGCGCCTACGGCATCTGCCTGGATCCGGGCTTTTCCAGCCATCGCCTGTCATTGCTCGACCGCGGCTGGGTGATCGGCATCGCCCACGTGCGCGGCGGCGAGGACCTCGGCCGCGCCTGGTACGACGCCGGTAGGCTGGCGCAGAAGCCCAATACCTTCCGCGACTTCATGGATGTCTCGGACACGCTGGTGACCGAAGGCGTCTGCGCCCCGGATCAGCTGCACGCCACGGGGGGCTCCGCCGGCGGGCTGCTGATGGGGGTCATCGCCAATGAGTATCCCGGTCGCTACCGCAGCATCTCGGCGCATGTGCCCTTCGTGGACATCCTCACCACCATGCTCGACCCCAGCATCCCGCTGACCACCAACGAGTACGACGAGTGGGGCAACCCCGAGCGGCCCGAGGACTACGCCACCATCGCCGCCTACTCGCCCTACGACAACATCCGCGCGCAGGCTTACCCGCCCATGCTGGTGAGCAGCGGACTGTGGGACTCGCAGGTGCAGTACTGGGAGCCGACCAAATGGGTCGCGAAGCTGCGCGACCACCAGACCGACGAGGCGCCGATCTTCCTGGCCACCGAGATGGAGGCCGGCCACGGCGGCCGTTCCGGCCGCTTCCAGCGCCTGCACGAGCAGGCGCGCGACTACGCCTTCGTGCTCGCCGAGGCCAACGGCGGGGGCTGA
- a CDS encoding exopolysaccharide biosynthesis protein gives MQTASKARQAAEQAAAARVPGAAWHSKGSQTLPDNITSVLDRLEEQTRDATIVRVADILEAFSGRLFGPLLLLPALIVISPLGMIPLVPTAMAVLLALIAGQGLLGRGQPWVPRQLRERSVERERLQHAFSRLRPWTQRIDRLTRPRLEILVTGPMQPVLIMIVLLLAGVMVPLEVLPFAAALPALSIALLAIAMLGQDGLLGALGFAVGGGSLVTLLYLLTRG, from the coding sequence TTGCAAACAGCCAGCAAGGCGCGCCAAGCTGCGGAACAAGCGGCGGCGGCGCGCGTGCCGGGCGCGGCATGGCACAGCAAGGGATCGCAGACATTGCCCGACAACATCACCAGCGTGCTCGACCGCCTGGAAGAGCAGACCCGGGACGCGACGATCGTCCGCGTCGCGGACATCCTGGAGGCCTTCTCGGGGCGCCTCTTCGGCCCGCTGCTGCTGCTGCCGGCGCTGATCGTGATTTCGCCACTGGGCATGATCCCGCTGGTGCCAACGGCGATGGCGGTGCTGCTGGCGCTGATTGCCGGGCAGGGGCTGCTGGGGCGTGGCCAGCCCTGGGTGCCACGCCAGCTGCGTGAGCGCAGCGTCGAGCGCGAACGCCTGCAGCACGCTTTTTCCCGACTGCGGCCGTGGACGCAGCGAATCGATCGTCTGACGCGACCGCGGCTCGAGATTCTCGTCACGGGACCGATGCAGCCGGTGCTGATCATGATCGTGCTGCTGCTGGCCGGCGTCATGGTGCCCCTGGAGGTGCTGCCCTTCGCCGCGGCCCTGCCGGCGCTGAGCATCGCCCTGCTCGCGATTGCCATGCTCGGCCAGGATGGCCTGCTCGGGGCGCTGGGCTTCGCTGTGGGCGGCGGCTCATTGGTGACGCTGCTCTATCTGTTGACCCGCGGCTGA